In Alkalihalobacillus sp. TS-13, the following are encoded in one genomic region:
- a CDS encoding DUF441 domain-containing protein — MFDQPALFLLVLLGIALWAKNKSLLIAVVFLLVIKWVGLGDRVFPTFQKKGIEWGVTIITIAVLVPIATGDIGFKQLGEALKSSYAWIALGSGIAVALIAANGIQLLAEDPHITTALVFGTILAVSLFNGIAVGPLIGAGIAYMVMKVANYIS, encoded by the coding sequence ATGTTCGATCAACCAGCTTTGTTTTTGTTAGTATTATTAGGCATTGCGCTTTGGGCAAAGAACAAGTCCTTATTGATTGCCGTTGTTTTTTTGCTCGTCATCAAATGGGTCGGTCTTGGCGATAGAGTCTTTCCAACCTTTCAAAAAAAGGGGATTGAATGGGGTGTTACGATAATTACCATTGCTGTCCTTGTTCCAATCGCGACTGGTGATATCGGCTTTAAACAGTTAGGGGAAGCACTTAAATCCTCTTATGCCTGGATTGCACTCGGATCAGGAATTGCGGTTGCATTAATCGCTGCTAACGGGATCCAGCTCCTTGCAGAGGACCCGCATATCACCACAGCACTTGTGTTTGGAACAATTCTTGCAGTAAGTCTCTTTAATGGTATCGCAGTCGGTCCTTTGATTGGAGCCGGAATTGCATATATGGTCATGAAAGTCGCAAACTACATTTCATGA
- the ytvI gene encoding sporulation integral membrane protein YtvI: MNLHYVYSFLRFLLVITIIIFTFYALLLTAKVTYPFIIAFFLALMINPLVNLLERKGKMPRGIAVMIILILLIGLIAGFLTLLISEMISGFGYLAEVIPQHTQTLVHFGQAYFTQQILPIYYDLVAMFKSLDPSQRETVIGNIQSIGENITENVKAFVQSVLIGLQNFLLSLPNVVTVMIFSLLATFFISKDWYRFKGWLERKTPERTVESGRSVYIELRKALVGFIKAQLTLISITAGIVLVGLLILRVDYAITIAILIGIVDLLPYLGTGAVFVPWIIYSFVMEEFTLTIGLSILYGVVIIQRQIMEPKILSTSIGLDPLATLISLFVGFKLFGFLGLIIGPVTLVVIRALNQANVFVDVWHFIIGKKAA; encoded by the coding sequence TTGAATCTTCATTATGTATATAGCTTTTTAAGATTTCTATTAGTCATTACAATCATCATCTTTACTTTCTATGCCCTGCTGCTCACCGCAAAAGTCACCTACCCATTCATCATTGCTTTTTTCTTAGCCTTGATGATCAATCCGCTGGTAAATCTCTTGGAGCGGAAAGGAAAGATGCCTCGGGGAATTGCCGTCATGATCATATTGATCCTATTAATCGGTCTGATCGCCGGTTTCTTGACCTTATTGATCAGCGAGATGATTTCCGGATTTGGTTATCTTGCTGAAGTGATCCCGCAGCACACCCAGACATTAGTCCATTTCGGTCAAGCGTACTTCACCCAGCAAATTTTACCGATCTACTATGATTTGGTAGCAATGTTTAAGAGCCTGGACCCGTCTCAACGTGAAACCGTCATCGGTAACATCCAATCAATTGGTGAGAACATTACTGAAAACGTCAAAGCATTCGTCCAATCCGTGTTGATTGGATTGCAGAACTTTTTACTTAGCTTGCCTAATGTTGTCACAGTTATGATTTTTTCTTTGCTTGCTACGTTTTTCATCAGTAAGGATTGGTATCGGTTCAAAGGCTGGTTAGAGAGAAAAACCCCCGAACGAACTGTTGAAAGCGGCAGAAGTGTCTATATCGAGCTTCGTAAAGCACTCGTCGGATTTATTAAAGCACAATTGACACTTATATCGATAACCGCGGGGATCGTACTGGTAGGACTTCTTATTTTACGAGTTGATTATGCTATTACAATTGCTATTCTGATCGGTATAGTTGATCTCTTGCCTTACCTTGGAACGGGAGCCGTTTTCGTCCCTTGGATCATTTATTCCTTTGTCATGGAAGAATTCACCCTGACGATTGGATTATCGATTTTGTACGGTGTTGTTATCATCCAACGACAAATTATGGAACCTAAGATTCTATCTACGAGTATAGGATTGGATCCTCTTGCTACATTAATCTCTTTATTCGTAGGTTTCAAGTTATTCGGTTTCCTCGGACTAATCATCGGACCTGTTACACTGGTTGTTATTCGAGCTTTGAACCAGGCGAATGTATTCGTGGATGTATGGCATTTCATCATAGGTAAAAAAGCAGCATGA